A region of Candidatus Cloacimonadaceae bacterium DNA encodes the following proteins:
- a CDS encoding IS1634 family transposase, with translation MSRFNKEQDTEFSIFRESMDFSYYRSVGAELLTLHFWKTLKLDQILQECSFSEKEIELAKIVILGRLLSPGSERQTLKWFNEESSLSEFLRIVKPGLKKDVLYRIADRILEQKPGIERRLRDNLKSLHSLIDQVYLYDLTNTYFESSKRNSEICKRGKSKEKRDDCPLVTLALVVDQNGFPVYSRIYSGNQSEPKTLKDILHEIYDDKEDLLDRLARPSVIMDRGIATKENLAYLRK, from the coding sequence GTGTCAAGATTCAATAAAGAACAGGATACTGAGTTCAGTATTTTCAGGGAAAGCATGGATTTCAGCTATTATCGCAGCGTTGGTGCAGAACTGCTTACACTACATTTCTGGAAGACACTCAAACTGGATCAGATCCTTCAGGAATGCTCATTTAGCGAGAAGGAGATCGAACTTGCCAAGATCGTGATTCTGGGTCGTTTGCTCTCTCCCGGCAGCGAGCGTCAAACCCTGAAGTGGTTCAATGAGGAAAGCAGCTTATCCGAATTCCTGCGGATCGTCAAACCCGGTTTGAAAAAGGATGTTCTCTATCGCATAGCTGACAGGATACTGGAACAGAAACCAGGGATCGAGCGTCGCTTGAGGGACAATCTGAAGAGTTTGCATTCCCTGATTGACCAAGTCTATCTCTATGACCTGACCAACACCTATTTCGAAAGTAGCAAACGTAACAGCGAGATTTGCAAGCGTGGCAAGAGCAAGGAAAAGCGTGATGACTGTCCCCTGGTTACCCTGGCTTTGGTGGTGGATCAGAATGGCTTTCCGGTCTATAGCAGAATTTACAGCGGGAATCAGTCTGAACCCAAGACCTTGAAGGATATCCTGCATGAGATCTATGATGACAAGGAAGACTTGCTTGATCGATTAGCCAGGCCTTCGGTGATTATGGACCGAGGCATTGCCACCAAGGAGAATCTTGCCTATCTGAGAAAAA